Proteins from a genomic interval of Paenibacillus sp. RC334:
- a CDS encoding alpha-glucosidase/alpha-galactosidase, whose translation MSKITFLGAGSTVFAKNVLGDCMLTPALQGFELALFDINPGRLKDSEHILSNLKKTTGSTCVIRSYTDRKEALRGAAYVVNAIQVGGYDPCTITDFEIPKTYGLRQTIADTVGIGGIFRNLRTIPVMLDFAADVREVCPDAWFLNYTNPMAVLTNVMNVHGGVRTVGLCHSVQACIPELFKSLGLEQEGVKAKIAGINHMAWLLEVSKDGEDLYPEIKKRAAAKQQEKHNDMVRFEMMLKFGYYITESSEHNAEYHPYFIKRAYPELIERLNIPLDEYPRRCVSQIERWETMRGELLGNQDLRHERSNEYASYILEAIETDRPFTIGGNVMNTGLITNLPKEACVEVPCLVNRNGVTPTYVGDLPPQCAALNRTNINTQLLTIEAAVTGKKEHIYHAALLDPHTSAELSMDEIVSLCDDLIAAHGEWLPAYV comes from the coding sequence ATGAGCAAGATTACATTTCTGGGTGCAGGCAGTACGGTATTTGCTAAAAATGTGCTTGGCGATTGTATGCTGACACCTGCTTTGCAGGGCTTTGAGCTGGCGTTGTTCGATATTAACCCCGGAAGGCTGAAGGATTCGGAACATATTTTATCCAATTTGAAAAAAACAACGGGGAGTACCTGTGTGATCCGCTCCTACACAGACCGCAAGGAAGCGCTGCGTGGAGCTGCCTATGTGGTAAATGCTATTCAGGTTGGCGGCTATGATCCGTGTACGATTACGGATTTTGAAATTCCCAAAACCTACGGTCTGCGCCAAACGATTGCCGATACGGTCGGGATAGGTGGTATTTTCCGCAACTTACGGACGATTCCGGTGATGCTCGATTTTGCTGCAGATGTGCGTGAGGTATGCCCGGATGCATGGTTTCTCAACTACACCAACCCGATGGCTGTACTGACGAATGTGATGAACGTACACGGCGGCGTCCGTACGGTGGGGCTGTGTCATAGCGTGCAGGCGTGTATACCGGAGCTGTTCAAAAGCCTCGGGCTGGAGCAGGAAGGCGTGAAGGCGAAAATCGCAGGCATCAATCATATGGCGTGGCTGCTCGAAGTGAGCAAGGACGGTGAGGATTTATATCCCGAGATTAAAAAACGGGCTGCCGCCAAGCAGCAGGAAAAGCATAACGACATGGTACGCTTTGAGATGATGCTGAAATTCGGATATTACATTACGGAATCGTCCGAGCATAATGCGGAATATCATCCATATTTTATCAAGCGGGCATACCCTGAACTGATCGAACGGCTCAATATTCCCTTGGATGAGTATCCGCGTCGCTGCGTGAGCCAGATTGAACGATGGGAAACGATGCGCGGGGAACTTTTGGGCAATCAGGATCTTCGCCATGAAAGGTCGAATGAATATGCTTCGTATATTTTGGAGGCGATCGAAACGGATCGGCCTTTTACCATTGGCGGCAACGTGATGAATACAGGTTTAATTACCAATCTGCCAAAAGAAGCCTGTGTAGAGGTGCCTTGTCTGGTGAATCGCAACGGAGTTACGCCGACCTATGTCGGAGATTTGCCGCCCCAATGCGCTGCGCTGAACCGGACGAATATCAATACACAATTGCTGACGATTGAAGCTGCTGTCACCGGGAAAAAAGAGCATATTTATCATGCCGCACTGCTGGACCCGCACACGTCAGCCGAGCTGTCCATGGATGAGATTGTTTCTCTGTGCGATGACCTGATTGCGGCGCACGGAGAGTGGCTTCCAGCCTATGTGTAA
- a CDS encoding sensor histidine kinase, which translates to MGGRGRQKFTGIPTIRGKFIVLTLVLTVIPMVVLTFTFYRIAAHSLGEKSEALAMQSRQMSENYVNATLSDLNDLTNAILGNPDVQATLENKPEDDYEYLRNDETLSMVVRAQTQTKPYITSSLIYAANGGPKHSLYQGNVSVRFGGLPTLEEARVYYRRLLADQPMMWMAHSSFESGRGMADDRLYVGKLLRKTTGDYAPLGFLLLEIDKASLFRGLAFHETDGNTQMWVLDQKGVPVYRLPEQAVADKSLLRQIAKSAVDKPMLTKDWRIWNGRQTMISYGPLNEGQWTLLQKVDQSVLFEDARQIGAWTIWTFLIALVSGWMLSYRLSDTIRRPLLQLSRLMAVDGSTSATSSAKVSDDPAPVIFNPKDEVGQIGERFLHMMQKNHELYGQVYEALLSRKQAEFRALQAQINPHFLYNTLESLKGMALANGQRDMAEVIGAFGKCFRISLSYGREQISLGQEVEHVGAYVKVQQFRFRNSFEWICEVEEDICGFYVPKLILQPLVENAIYHGLKGRTDRGYIMLSGTREGDALRLTVSDDGGGIGAERLDDIRKSLNAERGSAIGFGLRNVHERLRHYGPQYGLSVTSEPGTYTSVTLRAPIRTE; encoded by the coding sequence ATGGGAGGCCGTGGTCGTCAAAAGTTTACCGGGATTCCTACAATTCGTGGGAAATTTATCGTACTGACACTGGTGCTCACGGTCATTCCGATGGTGGTGCTGACCTTTACCTTTTACCGGATCGCGGCCCATTCACTTGGTGAGAAGTCGGAAGCGTTGGCTATGCAGTCCCGGCAAATGAGTGAAAATTACGTCAATGCGACGCTTTCCGATTTGAACGATCTGACCAATGCCATTCTCGGCAATCCCGACGTGCAGGCCACGCTGGAGAACAAGCCGGAAGACGATTATGAATACTTACGGAACGATGAAACACTCAGCATGGTCGTTCGGGCGCAAACCCAGACCAAGCCGTATATCACGTCCTCTCTTATATATGCCGCCAATGGCGGGCCCAAGCATTCGCTGTATCAAGGGAATGTTTCGGTCCGCTTTGGCGGCCTTCCTACATTAGAGGAAGCACGTGTTTACTATCGTCGCTTGCTCGCGGATCAGCCCATGATGTGGATGGCCCATTCATCGTTCGAATCGGGACGAGGGATGGCGGATGATCGTTTATACGTCGGGAAGCTGCTTCGAAAAACGACCGGCGACTATGCACCGCTTGGATTTTTACTGCTGGAAATTGACAAGGCCAGCCTGTTCCGGGGGCTTGCCTTTCATGAAACAGACGGCAATACCCAGATGTGGGTGCTGGATCAGAAGGGCGTGCCTGTATACCGTTTGCCGGAGCAGGCCGTTGCGGACAAGTCGCTGCTGCGGCAGATTGCCAAATCCGCTGTGGACAAACCCATGCTTACGAAGGACTGGAGAATATGGAACGGTCGTCAGACCATGATTTCCTACGGCCCGTTGAATGAAGGACAATGGACACTGCTGCAAAAAGTCGATCAGTCCGTGCTGTTCGAGGATGCGCGGCAGATTGGGGCCTGGACCATCTGGACTTTTTTAATTGCACTGGTGTCGGGCTGGATGCTGTCTTATCGGCTGAGTGATACGATTCGTCGTCCGTTGCTTCAGTTGAGCCGATTAATGGCGGTGGACGGCAGTACGAGCGCCACAAGCTCAGCCAAAGTTTCCGACGATCCTGCACCTGTTATTTTTAATCCCAAGGATGAGGTGGGGCAGATCGGGGAGCGTTTTCTTCATATGATGCAAAAAAATCATGAGCTATACGGGCAGGTCTATGAAGCATTGCTGTCGCGCAAGCAGGCGGAGTTTCGTGCGCTTCAGGCGCAGATTAATCCTCATTTTCTGTACAACACGCTGGAGTCGCTCAAGGGAATGGCGCTGGCCAACGGGCAACGGGATATGGCGGAGGTGATCGGTGCTTTTGGTAAATGCTTTCGCATCTCGCTAAGCTATGGCCGGGAGCAGATTAGCTTGGGACAGGAAGTCGAGCATGTGGGCGCCTATGTGAAGGTGCAGCAGTTCAGATTTCGGAATTCGTTCGAGTGGATTTGCGAGGTGGAGGAAGATATTTGCGGGTTTTACGTACCCAAGCTTATACTCCAGCCGCTCGTTGAAAATGCCATTTACCATGGCTTAAAAGGGCGTACCGACCGTGGCTACATCATGTTGTCTGGTACAAGGGAAGGCGATGCGCTGCGATTAACGGTCAGTGACGATGGAGGCGGTATCGGAGCCGAGCGGCTGGACGATATTCGGAAGTCCCTGAACGCCGAGCGGGGAAGTGCCATTGGCTTTGGACTGCGTAATGTACATGAGCGACTTCGCCATTATGGCCCGCAATATGGACTGTCCGTGACAAGCGAGCCGGGAACATACACCTCGGTTACCTTGCGGGCACCGATTCGAACCGAATAA
- a CDS encoding helix-turn-helix domain-containing protein, whose translation MYRLLIVDDEYHIREGLKLMVAESGLPVQVSDVAGDGETALRLYVEQRPDMILLDINLPDMSGLDIAKIIREKDQQTPLLFLTGYESMTYIRQAVSLQAVDYLLKPVTSGDFEAALRRAEDRIVQLRRSEEEAIHRHRSSEPLYREHLLLDLLQQRRPAAEVIREMDGLELSGETSGPPYTVLCCELEETPQQEAAATGELHGSKEGSSSEFAGLAWEAAAAAGAKAHGAAVSRDRRVVLLAAASSRAAERTAQHIRQAVQERLNRAVSIGISRPVGRMEQLPEAYEEAVRAAEHRGWVGYSQIIPYESIQAAEPNSSHLMEKELLMITEIRAGNDAAVHAILQEWSGQLAGLPVKQVKMIVTQLVLFVMRIVQSDASVGQTSMQEQDPLLELSRLRHGPEMIDYVSRYFVRVGRHVRESREKGIPRKFQRAKEWIREHLQEDGGLNSLAAYMNMSPKYLSARFKQVTGESFADYQTRVRFERARELLLDPNRKVADVAELVGFADTNYFSIAFKKHTGLTPTEFRKTFL comes from the coding sequence ATGTACCGGCTGCTGATTGTGGACGACGAATATCATATTCGGGAAGGACTGAAGCTGATGGTGGCGGAAAGCGGCCTGCCTGTGCAAGTCAGTGATGTGGCGGGTGACGGCGAAACGGCATTGCGTTTATATGTGGAGCAGCGACCGGACATGATTTTACTGGATATTAATTTACCGGATATGAGCGGACTGGATATTGCAAAAATCATTCGGGAAAAGGATCAGCAGACACCTTTGCTATTCCTGACAGGGTACGAATCTATGACGTACATTCGTCAGGCGGTTTCACTTCAAGCGGTCGATTATCTGCTCAAGCCTGTGACCAGCGGGGATTTTGAAGCGGCCCTGCGACGGGCCGAAGACCGGATTGTGCAGCTGAGAAGAAGCGAGGAAGAGGCCATTCACCGTCATCGTTCGTCGGAGCCGCTGTACAGGGAGCATTTACTGCTGGATCTGTTACAGCAGCGGCGTCCCGCAGCCGAGGTTATTCGGGAGATGGACGGGCTGGAGCTTTCCGGCGAGACTTCCGGGCCGCCCTACACCGTACTCTGCTGCGAGCTGGAAGAGACGCCGCAGCAGGAAGCAGCCGCCACGGGCGAGCTGCACGGCAGTAAGGAGGGAAGCAGCAGCGAATTCGCCGGGCTGGCTTGGGAAGCCGCCGCCGCCGCCGGGGCGAAGGCACACGGAGCGGCGGTTTCCCGGGATCGGCGTGTCGTGCTGCTGGCAGCAGCATCTAGCAGGGCGGCGGAGCGGACGGCACAGCATATCCGGCAGGCGGTACAGGAGCGGCTGAACCGTGCGGTGTCCATCGGGATTAGCCGGCCTGTAGGGCGGATGGAGCAGCTCCCCGAAGCATATGAGGAAGCTGTCCGGGCAGCGGAGCATCGGGGCTGGGTCGGCTACAGCCAGATCATCCCCTATGAGAGCATTCAGGCGGCTGAGCCGAATAGCAGTCATTTGATGGAGAAGGAGCTGCTGATGATTACGGAAATTCGGGCCGGAAATGATGCCGCCGTACATGCGATTTTACAGGAATGGTCGGGACAATTGGCGGGTTTGCCCGTCAAGCAGGTAAAAATGATCGTCACCCAGCTCGTGCTGTTCGTCATGCGGATCGTTCAGAGTGATGCATCTGTAGGACAAACGTCCATGCAGGAGCAGGACCCGTTGTTGGAGCTGTCCCGATTACGGCATGGGCCCGAGATGATTGATTATGTATCGCGCTATTTTGTCCGGGTGGGTCGCCATGTCCGAGAATCACGCGAGAAGGGCATTCCCCGCAAATTCCAACGGGCCAAGGAATGGATTCGGGAGCATCTTCAGGAGGATGGCGGGCTGAACAGCCTTGCGGCTTACATGAATATGAGTCCCAAATATTTGAGCGCCCGTTTCAAACAGGTTACGGGAGAAAGCTTTGCCGACTACCAGACGCGTGTCCGCTTCGAACGTGCCCGCGAGCTGCTGCTGGACCCGAATCGGAAGGTTGCTGATGTGGCGGAGCTTGTGGGCTTTGCGGATACGAACTATTTCAGCATTGCCTTCAAAAAGCATACCGGACTGACCCCGACGGAGTTTCGTAAAACATTTTTGTAA
- a CDS encoding sugar ABC transporter substrate-binding protein — protein MLKRRLRTWMALVMTAMLTGLTACSGNAGEPNPNAVELKFMYWGSNDEKQAMEKMIQSFNASHPDIRVKGEHVPGDYTTKINTLMAANQLPDIAYLGDSLTMKWASEGRLLDLSSYYDEYPELKNKLKSSYLYSEPGKSIGNYTAMEVMQLFYNKELFAEAGVPVPPADPKKAWTWDEFLAIAKKLTKDQNGRHPGDSSFDPKNIVQYGFAFGNDRSSWGPLLASNGGALTDQTGKKYTLNSPESVEVFQKLQDLVFKEHVSPDLIQQQDMPSNTIRLQTRKVAMVVDGTWSLLDFSNNKQLQWSIGVLPKLKEPKTMIVAGATVIFQSTKHPKEALEFYLYHNNPEKVDLFKSGLWMPIEEKYYTDKQAIQSWTNNAAHPPEFQQAGIEYARDYAIKPSTSTLRNWPDIGSKLTPGLDLIWTNKKTPQRALDELEPIIQPLLQGVYPDE, from the coding sequence TTGCTGAAACGAAGGTTACGGACATGGATGGCTCTCGTGATGACGGCGATGTTGACAGGGTTGACGGCTTGCAGCGGTAACGCTGGTGAACCGAACCCCAATGCGGTCGAACTCAAGTTCATGTACTGGGGGAGCAATGACGAGAAACAGGCAATGGAAAAAATGATCCAAAGCTTTAATGCATCCCACCCGGATATTCGAGTGAAGGGCGAGCATGTCCCGGGTGATTACACGACAAAGATTAACACGTTAATGGCCGCCAATCAGCTTCCTGATATCGCCTACCTGGGCGATTCGCTCACGATGAAGTGGGCAAGTGAAGGCAGACTTCTGGATTTATCCTCCTATTATGATGAATATCCCGAATTAAAAAACAAGCTTAAATCCTCCTATCTCTACAGCGAGCCCGGCAAGTCTATCGGCAACTACACCGCCATGGAAGTGATGCAGTTATTTTACAACAAAGAGCTGTTTGCAGAAGCAGGCGTACCCGTTCCCCCGGCTGATCCTAAAAAGGCCTGGACATGGGATGAATTTCTGGCAATTGCCAAAAAGCTGACCAAGGATCAGAACGGCAGGCATCCCGGTGACAGTAGCTTTGATCCAAAAAATATTGTGCAATACGGCTTTGCCTTCGGCAATGACCGCAGCTCCTGGGGACCGCTTCTGGCGAGCAACGGCGGAGCTTTGACCGACCAAACGGGCAAGAAGTACACACTGAATAGCCCCGAGTCGGTGGAGGTATTTCAGAAGCTACAGGATCTGGTTTTCAAAGAGCATGTATCTCCCGATTTGATCCAGCAGCAGGACATGCCATCCAATACGATCCGGCTTCAGACGAGAAAGGTCGCCATGGTGGTGGACGGAACCTGGTCGCTGCTCGATTTTTCGAACAACAAGCAGCTGCAATGGAGTATCGGCGTTCTGCCGAAGCTCAAAGAGCCCAAAACGATGATCGTTGCGGGGGCCACTGTCATTTTCCAGAGCACCAAGCATCCGAAGGAAGCACTCGAATTTTATTTGTATCATAATAATCCGGAAAAGGTGGACTTGTTCAAATCCGGTCTGTGGATGCCTATCGAGGAAAAATATTATACCGATAAGCAAGCCATCCAATCATGGACAAATAATGCTGCACATCCGCCGGAATTTCAACAGGCAGGCATCGAGTATGCCAGAGATTATGCAATCAAGCCGTCCACCTCGACTCTTCGCAACTGGCCTGATATCGGTTCCAAGTTGACCCCGGGGCTGGACCTGATCTGGACGAACAAGAAGACGCCGCAGCGGGCGCTGGATGAGCTGGAGCCCATCATTCAGCCATTGCTTCAAGGAGTATACCCGGATGAATAA
- a CDS encoding carbohydrate ABC transporter permease, whose product MNQVASSVNDSPTPKHPPPQPERSRSPANTTRAKPLKISRVLLYVVLMMGSILMLLPFVWLIRSSLMGTSQIFVFPPEWIPSPFQWSNYPEALTSVPFGRYFMNTFIIEVCVLAGVMMTSIVSAFTFARLRWPGRNLIFSLLIGSMMLPYAVTLIPTFVMWRELGGLNTFLPLIVPAWFGGGAFNIFLMRQFMLTIPRDLDEAAYMDGGTPLTVLWRVIIPLSSPALIVIGIFTFIDVWNDFLGPIIYLSDEKHFTLALGLATFRGLNNTNWPYLMAASSTILAPIVLIFFIGQRYFIEGITLTGIKG is encoded by the coding sequence ATGAATCAAGTCGCTTCTTCTGTCAACGATTCACCAACACCAAAGCATCCGCCTCCACAGCCTGAACGCTCCCGCAGTCCTGCTAACACTACCCGTGCCAAGCCTCTTAAAATCAGTCGTGTTCTGCTGTACGTTGTTTTAATGATGGGCAGTATTTTAATGCTGTTGCCATTTGTATGGCTCATTCGCAGCTCTCTAATGGGCACATCGCAAATTTTCGTGTTCCCGCCAGAGTGGATACCGTCTCCTTTTCAATGGAGCAATTACCCGGAAGCGCTGACCTCTGTGCCGTTCGGCAGGTATTTTATGAATACGTTCATCATTGAGGTATGTGTGCTGGCAGGAGTGATGATGACTTCAATTGTATCGGCGTTTACCTTTGCCCGCCTGCGCTGGCCCGGACGTAATCTGATTTTTTCGCTGCTGATCGGGTCGATGATGCTGCCTTACGCGGTGACACTCATTCCGACCTTCGTTATGTGGCGTGAGTTGGGTGGGCTGAATACGTTCCTGCCGCTGATTGTTCCCGCATGGTTTGGCGGCGGAGCGTTTAACATCTTTTTAATGAGACAATTCATGTTGACCATTCCACGCGATCTGGACGAAGCGGCTTATATGGACGGGGGCACACCTCTGACCGTACTATGGCGCGTCATTATTCCATTGTCTTCACCCGCGCTGATCGTGATCGGGATATTTACTTTTATTGATGTGTGGAATGATTTCCTAGGCCCGATTATTTATTTGAGTGATGAAAAGCATTTTACATTGGCGCTGGGCTTGGCGACTTTCCGAGGGCTGAACAATACAAATTGGCCTTATCTGATGGCGGCTTCCAGTACGATTTTGGCTCCCATTGTCCTGATTTTCTTTATCGGACAACGCTATTTTATTGAAGGCATCACGTTGACAGGCATCAAAGGCTAG